The genomic region aacctctccctagcagacgcgttttaaaaaccttgaggggaagcccgagagggaaagcccaaagaggacaatatcggctagcggtgggcttggaccattacaTCTAATAACAATTAAAGATGCTAAAAGTCCAAAACATCTTAATTAATCAACTGATGAATTGGTACCTTCAACATTTCCTCCTCTTCAGTGGACCAACGCATTCTCTTACGCTTCCCGCCATGAAAATCAAAGCTTTTGCTGCAAATCAGAAAATGATAGTTAGTTGTAATTACTTTTATAATCAGAAACTGCTGAAAAACACCTGCAATGCACTGCAATCCAGTAATGTAGAAATTGAATGTTAGCCTATAAACAGACTTACAATTGATTACGAGAGGCTGGTTGCATCCTTAAATTCCTGGATGCAGAAGCTTTCTCAATTTTGGTAGCATGATCTTTCCCAGGACTTGAAGTTTGTAAACGCAACGACTTTCTCGGAGAATTAAATTTCTGTCGGTTTGATCTTCTGTTAGCTTTGATTTTAAAGCGCTTTTTCTTCATGATCGTTTCATCCTTCAAATCGTTATTTCCAGATGCAAGACCGGTATCTTCAAACATCCCTTCGTTGTTGGGATGGATTTGTTCTCCACCATCAtctttgtcttgttcttgAGGTTCTTGAGCAGTCTCCCCATCACGATATGCACTAGTAGTTGCTGGTTGACCTCGATCCTTCGCAATTTCATCATCCTGAAGGTTATCGGTTGACCTTAAGTTTTCTTCGTCCATCATTTCcccatcttcatcttctaaACTTTCTACCTGATGTGTTCCTAATGTGTCAGCCTCACGAGTTTCCTCTTCATTCATCGAATCCTCACACGGATGAACTTCAGGAGTTGAATAAACGCCCTTGCTAATATTAGACACAATAGGACCATCATGATTTTCGCCAATAACCCCCACCGTCGACGATGCTTGAACATCTCTTGCTATTCTCACATGGTCTTCCCTTTCATTACTCTGATTTTGCCCGACCTGCGTATCCTGATCTCGTGAGCTATCGTTGCCCCAACGACTTCCATGATTAGGCTGGTTCGCATCCACTCCACGAGTTGAAACATTAGATGCTTTCTTCTTACCTGCCTCTCCTATCTGCAGCAAATTGCCACCACCAACCATCCTGGTATCAACGAAATTAGACAACGCTCTCTTCGCCACCATAGCATTTCTCCTCGATTCGTTTACACGAACCAAAGCTCTTTTATATGAACAATAAGGACAATAGAAGCGCCCTTCTTCATCGAACGAAGGTTCACATGACATACAGAGCTCATGAAGAGCAATTGGACATCCAATTTCAGTACAAACCAATAGATCACCACTC from Cucurbita pepo subsp. pepo cultivar mu-cu-16 unplaced genomic scaffold, ASM280686v2 Cp4.1_scaffold001672, whole genome shotgun sequence harbors:
- the LOC111786436 gene encoding uncharacterized protein LOC111786436 yields the protein MCRKTVRTKSRRGGKSRLSRRSAASTPPPVASPSFSDQDAPNAEGNTPNDGFVSCKDVLNAEDNTVYEASRNETNDVLDNIDCFQKDTCIRCDKSGDLLVCTEIGCPIALHELCMSCEPSFDEEGRFYCPYCSYKRALVRVNESRRNAMVAKRALSNFVDTRMVGGGNLLQIGEAGKKKASNVSTRGVDANQPNHGSRWGNDSSRDQDTQVGQNQSNEREDHVRIARDVQASSTVGVIGENHDGPIVSNISKGVYSTPEVHPCEDSMNEEETREADTLGTHQVESLEDEDGEMMDEENLRSTDNLQDDEIAKDRGQPATTSAYRDGETAQEPQEQDKDDGGEQIHPNNEGMFEDTGLASGNNDLKDETIMKKKRFKIKANRRSNRQKFNSPRKSLRLQTSSPGKDHATKIEKASASRNLRMQPASRNQFKSFDFHGGKRKRMRWSTEEEEMLKEGVHRFSSTDSKNVPWKKILEFGHHVFDNTRTPVDLKDKWRNILAK